A region from the Dysidea avara chromosome 15, odDysAvar1.4, whole genome shotgun sequence genome encodes:
- the LOC136245963 gene encoding uncharacterized protein, with product MATSEWESRDSSSSTDTNTESEEEEGEIRCSCNNMCQCKKSCPCKAAGVHCSSSCTCGTRKSACKNKPSDEPEGVAVVSTVRERRAQQLEEFLQTLDVSMCRDTLKKTFTNHGGIDLLKAIIHDEDQGCNEGSNSNLPWCVCGRYRHMPLETENICCRKKVCITREEFFQSAVLDMRSHKIFEPPKISVTKIKQSY from the exons ATGGCGACAAGCGAATGGGAGAGTAGggacagcagcagcagcaccgATACCAACACAGAGAGCGAAGAGGAG GAAGGGGAAATTCGCTGTTCGTGTAATAACATGTGCCAGTGTAAGAAGAGTTGCCCTTGCAAAGCGGCTGGCGTGCACTGCAGCAGTAGCTGCACTTGTGGCACAAGGAAGAGTGCATGCAAGAATAAG CCATCAGATGAGCCGGAGGGTGTGGCAGTTGTGTCTACTGTGAGGGAAAGGAGAGCACAGCAATTAGAG GAGTTCTTGCAGACATTGGATGTTTCTATGTGCAGAGATACACTGAAGAAAACATTCACAAATCATGGGGGCATTGATTTATTGAAGGCCATCATTCATGATGAAGACCAAGGATGCAATGAAGGAAGCAACAGCAACCTCCCTTGGTGTGTATGTGGACGATACAGACACATGCCACTGGAGACAGAGAACATTTGTTGCAGGAAGAAGGTCTGCATAACCAGGGAGGAGTTCTTCCAGTCCGCAGTGTTGGACATGAGGTCCCACAAAATATTTGAGCCACCCAAAATTTCAGTCACTAAAATAAAACAGTCTTATTAG